The sequence below is a genomic window from Burkholderia contaminans.
AACGGTCATGAATGCCTGCCTGGACGAGAAAGCGATTCGCGCACACGCAGGTCTGGCCGCTATTGCGGTACTTCGACGCCATCGCACCTTCAATCGCCGCGTCGAGATCCGCGTCGTCGAACACGATGAACGGTGCGTTGCCGCCGAGCTCGAGAGACAGTCGCTTGATCGTCCCGGACGACTGGCTCATGAGCACGCGGCCGACTTCGGTCGAACCGGTGAACGAAAGCTTGCGCACGACCGGGCTGGCCGTGAGCACCGCGCCGATCTCGCGTGACGGGCCGCACACCACTTGCAGGACGCCCGCCGGAATGCCCGCTCGCTCGGCCAGGACGGCGAGCGCAAGCGCCGTGAGCGGCGTCAGGTCCGCGGGGCGCACGATGATGGAGCAGCCTGCGGCCAGGGCCGGCGCGACCTTGCGCGTAATCATCGCGGCAGGGAAATTCCACGGCGTGATCGCGGCACACACGCCGATCGGCTGGCGGATGACGAGGATGCGCTTGTCGCCTTGCGGATGAGGAATGACGTCGCCGTAGACACGCTTCGCTTCTTCGGCGAACCATTCCACGAAGGAAGCCGCATACATGATTTCGCCGCGGGCCTCCGCCAGCGGCTTGCCCTGCTCCGATGTCATGATCAGTGCGAGATCGTCGGTGTTCGCCACGATCAGGTCGTACCAGGCGCGCAGTAGCTTGGCGCGCTCGTGGCTGGTCCGCTTCTGCCAGCCTTGCTGTGCCAGCGCCGACGACGCAATGGCCTGTTCGACGTCCGCGGCGCCGAGGCTGGCCACGCGGGCCAGGATGTCACCCGTGGCCGGATTCGTTACGGGAAACGAACGGCCATCCGCGCCCTCCTCCCATCCCGACGCCAGCCAGGCACGCGTCTCCAGCAAGGAGCCGTCCCGAAGTTGGGCGCGTAGCGCCGAAGGGTCAATCGCTTGGTTCGTCCTGCTGTGCATTTCATTCACGAGCACCGTCTCCAGAAATTCTTGTTTTTCAACCTGACGCTTTCAGCCGACGGGCGAAAGCTGCCCAGGCGTCAACACGCGGACGCCTGCTTCATCTCCCGGGATTTCGCCAAACTTCCGGTGGCCGATGCGCGCCAATCTCCGCGCCGCCCCGAAGCTTTCGCAAAACGTTGTCCGCCCTGGGGCAGTCCGTGCTGCGCGGCGACGTCCAATTGGGGATGAAACAAACGTGTAGATCATTTGACATGGTCATTTGACCATAAACCATTTTTTGCGGCAACTCAGTAGTTGCACGGGCTGTCGGTGACTCGTTGGGAGATGATCACGCCAGGCTGTGACGGTCAGACAAGGGGATTGCGCGGGACCTGCGCTGGCAACGCGAACCCGACGGATGTTCCTGGCGGCGTAAGGCGCGAAGGCGAAGCCGCCAGTGTCGGGCAAACAACGGGCATGGTGCAGCGGCTGAAGTAGCCGTTCCCGGCCTCCGCCGCCGGGTCTCATCCGACTTCAGTCGTTCAATGCGATCGCGAAATGCGACGCCCGATCCTGGCGGACGATCTGCACCGATGCGCGCGCAGATCGCCTCTCACGCACTCAGTACAGCCCGGCGACCGTGCGCGCCGGAAGATCGCGATCATACGATTCGCCGTCGAACGTGCCGCCGCTCAGCCGCCGATGCATCGCACCCGCGCTCGGCAGCTGGTCACGTTCGATCTGCGTGTCCGAATCCCAGAGCCGCGAACGCACGATCGCCTTCGAGCAATGGAAATATGCCGCGTCGATGTGGATCAGCACCACCGTGCGCGGCGCCTTCCCGTCGACGGCAAAGCGCGCGAGCAGGCCGGGCTCGGCGCTGATCGTCGCGCGGCCGTTCACGCGCAACGTCTCGCCGACGCCGGGAATCAGGAATAGCAGCGACACGCGCGGATCGGCCACGATGTTGCGCAGCGTATCGATCCGGTTGTTGCCCGGCCGATCCGGCAGCGCGAGCGTTTTCGGATCGACGATCGACACGAATCCGGCCACATCGCCGCGCGGTGAAACATCGGTGCCGTGCGGCCCGACCGACGACAGCGCAACGAACGGCGACGCGCGCACGAACGCCTGGTAGTCGTCGTTCAGGTGGTCGATTTCCTTCCACAGTGCACGTTCGTGCGGCGTCCCGTAGATGGCCTCGAGTTGCGCGACAGTCGTGATCTCGTGAGTCACATCAGCATCCTTGCGTCGATGTTGCGGCGCGGGGATGAACCGGAAGCGCCGTCCCGCCATCGTACACGCGCCGCCCGCTCGCCGTCTGGCCGTTCAGGCCGTCGCGGTCTCGCGCTGCAAGGCCGGCAACGCCAGGTTCGTGCGGAAATCGTCGCCGCGGTAATCGGTATCGAGCAGGTCGCGCCGGCGCAATTCGGGCAGCAGCCCGTTGAGCAGCAGGTCCTCCTGGTCGGGCTGCCCGAGCCCGTGCAGCGACAGCACGTCGACGAGCCCCGCGCGATAGCGCGTTTCGATCGCATCGGCGAGCTGTTCGGGTGTGCCGGCGACGAACCAGTGGCCGGTTTCCTGTGCGCGGATGATCAGTTCGCGCAACGTCAGGCGCTGCCGCGCATAGCCGACGAAGATCGCGACGCGGCCGCGCCGGCGATGCACGCTGTCGATCGCCGGCAGCAGCGATCCCGGCAACGGCTGGTCGAGCGGCAGGTCGCGCAGGTCGACACCGCCGCCGAGCATGTCGGCGAGCTTCAGCCGGCCTTGCTCGTAGTCGATGCGTTCATGCTTGTCGCGCAGCCGTCGCGCGACGTCGGCGTCGGATTCGCCGATCACCGAGTGGAACGAGTTCATCACGAGCGGCAGCCGCCCTGCCCGGCCGAATGCGGCCGCCTGCCGGTGCAGTTCGCCGACGAACGTGCGCGCATCCTCGAGCGTCGGCTGCGACGTGTAGACGACTTCCGCAAACCGCGCGCCGAGCGTCACGCCGCTCGCCGACTGCCCCGCCTGAAACAGCACGGGGCGCCGTTGCGGCGAAGGCGGCACGTTCAACGGCCCCTGCACCTGGAAGTGCGCGCCACGGTAATCGATCGGCCCGAGCTTGAGCGGATCGACCGACACGCCGCCGCTCGGCGTGCGTCGCACCGCGTCGGGATCGTTCGCGTCGAACAGCGCGTTGACGACTTCGACGAATTCGGCGGCGCGCGCATAGCGCTGCTCCGGGTCGGGCAACGCGGCGTCGCCGAAATTCTCCTCGCCGACCGACGACGTCACCGCGTTCCACGCGGCGCGGCCGCCGCTCACGTGATCGAGCGTGCCGATCAGCCGCGCAAGGTTGTACGGATGGTGATACGTGGTCGACACCGTCGCGACGAGCCCGATGGCCGACGTCGCCTGGCTCAGCGCGGCCAGCGCGACGATCGGCTCCTGGCTGCCGGTGCTGCCGGCGAGCCCGGCCGGATCGGCCTGCAACAGGTCGGCCGTGAAGAGGCCGGTGATCTTTTCGGCTTCCGCCTTGCGCGCGAGCGCCGCCGCGCGACGCATGCCTTGCGCAGGATCCGCATCGCCCGGCGCAGCCAGCACGCTCGCGGCGCCGACGAGCGTCTTCAGCCGTCTGCGTGTATCGCTCATGATGCGGCTCCGGCATGCGCCGCAGGTCGGCCGGTTGACATGATTCGCTCGTTCATCGGTATTCCCCACGATTGCGTTCGATCGGCGGACCCGAGCCGGCACCATGCTGCCGGCGATCACGCGCCGGGGCATCCGGCAGGGTCCATGCGTGCGCCGCAAGGCGCGTAGCCATCGACCATAACGCAGGCCACCCGGTGAGCCGGAACGAATATTTTCGGCTTTCGATATTCTTCTTGATTGTTTGACCGTGCAAACGGCGTCGAAAAATAATCCGGCATGCCTAACCAGTTGATCGTGCCGCTTCGAACCGCGCCGGTCGCACCCTCATGACGTCCGACGCCCCTCATTCCGCCGCAGCGCTACCCGCCCTCCCGTTTCGCCTGAGCGTGCTCGACAAGAGCCCCGTCGCACCGGGCGAAACCGCCGTGGAGGCACTCGCGCGCAGCGTGTCGCTCGCGCGCTTCGCCGACGATGCGGGCTATCACCGCTACTGGCTCGCCGAGCATCACAACACGGCCGCGCTCGCATGCCCGTCGCCGGAAATCCTGATCGCGCATGTGCTCGCACACACGCGGCGAATTCGTGTCGGATCGGGCGGCGTGATGCTGCAGCACTACAGCCCGTACAAGATCGCGGAGAACTTCAACCTGCTCGCGTCACTTGCGCCCGATCGCGTCGATCTCGGCATCGGCAAGGCGCCGGGCGGGCTGCCGTTGTCGACGCGCGCGCTGCAGGCCGGCTACGACCCGGCGCAACGCGCGTCGTTCGCCGAACTCGCAGCCGAGCTGAAGCGCCATCTCGACGGCAGCGGCACGCCGCCGGACGACGCGGGGCACACGGACGCCACGCTGCACGCGACACCGTTTCCGCCCGTGGCCGCCCAACCGTTCCTGCTCGGCGCGAGCGCCGAAAGCGCCGCGCTGGCCGCCCAGCTCGGCTGGGCGTTCGTCTATGCGTCGCACCTCAACGCATCCACCGCCGATCTGGAACGGAGCTTCGACGCATACCGCCACGCATCGGGCGGCCGCACGCCGCTGCTCGCCGTATCCGTGATCGTCGCAGCCACGCGCGAAGCGGCCGCGCGACTCGCGAGCGGGCATCAGGGCTTTCGCGTGCAAGTGGGCGACACGCCGGCGGTCAACGTCGGCAGTCTCGAACAGGCACACGCGTACATCCGCCAGGCGGGGGACGGGCCGCATCGGATCGACGCGCGCGAGACGCGGATCGTGCACGGCACGCGCGACGACGTGCTGCGCGAACTCGACACGCTGCATCGCCGCCACGGGATCGCGGAATTCGTCGTCGACACACCGCTTGCCGATGCAGCGCCGAGGATTGCGTCGCTGCGGCTTCTGGCCGGTGCGTCGGCGGACAGCGGCGACCCCGCGGCGTCACGACGCGCGACCGAAGAAACGCCACGGACACCGCACACCGCCGCCGTCACCCGTCAACCCGACCTCGAAGGCGCCGCACGATGACCGATACGATCCGCATTGCCGGCGCCGACGACGTGCCGGCCCTTTATGCGTTGCTGCAGGACGCGTATGCGCCGCTCGTGCCGCAGGGCGTGCTCTTCAACATCGTTCGCTCGCCGATCGAGCACGTCGCGCAGACCGTTGCGCGCGAAACGACCTTCGTGCTCGAACGCGCCGGCGCCGACGGCCGCCGCGCGCCTGCCGCGACGCTGACCGTGCGGTTCCCGTGGGTGTCCGGCGAGCGCCACCGCACGCCGTATCCGTTCCTGCACTGGTTCGCGGTGGCGCCCGCGTTCAAGCGGCAGGGACTCGGCCTCGCACTGCTCGACCACGTCGAAGCACAATTCCTGACCGAACAGGTCAAGGCGCCCGCGACCTATCTCGCGACCGCCACCAATCATCCGTGGCTGCAGCCGTACTACGAGCGGCAAGGCTATGTCGCGTTCGACCATTCGACGAACACGCTCGGCACGCCGCTCGTCTGGCTGAGAAAGATCCTGATCCCGGATCTCTACCGGGAACCGCCGGCGGCGGATGCCGCCCAGGGCGCCGGGCGTGTTCGCGCGAGCGCATGACGTTCCACGCGCTCCGTTTCGACACGCCTCTCGCACCGCGCTTCGTCGTGCCCCGTTCCACCCGCCATGCCACTTGTAAAGGATTGCCCCGCATGACCTTCGCTTTTCCGGATTTCACGCTCCGCGCGTCGCGCCGCACGGCATCGGCCGCGCTGCTGTTCGCCCTCGCCTTGCCGCCCGCGGCGTTCGCCCAGGGCACGCCCGTCACGGGCGGCACGCTGACCTGGGGCGTCGAATCCGAGCCGCGCACGCTGAATCCGCAATTGAACGGCCAGGACAAGGTCGAGCTGCTGCTGCGCAACGTGTATGAGAGCCTGCTCGCGCGCAAGCCGGACGGCAGCTTCGTGCCGTGGCTCGCGACCGGCTACAAGGTGTCGCCCGACGGCAAGACCTACACGTTCACGCTGCGCGACGGCGTGAAGTTCAGCGACGGCGCGCCGCTCGACGCGCAGGCCGTCGCGCGCAACTTCCTGAACGCACGCAATCCGGCGTATTCGGGCGGCAGCCAGCTCGCGGCGCAGATCCTGCACGTCGCGGACGTGAAGACGCCGGACGCGCGCACGGTCGTGATCACGCTCGACGCGCCGTATGCGCCATTCCTGACCTTCGCCGGCCGGTTCGCGCTGCTGTCGCCGAACGCGTTCGACCGGCCGAGCGTGAAAGCGGGCGGCACCGACGTCGCCGGCACCGGCCCGTTCATCCTGCGCCGCTACGTGAAGGGGCAGGAAATCGAATTCGCGAAGAATCCCGACTATCGCTGGGCGCCGCCGACGGCGGGCCATCAAGGCCCGGCCTACCTCGACCGGATCGTCTACCGGTTCCTGCCGGAATCGTCGGTGCGCACCGGCGCGCTGCTGTCCGGCCAGGTCGACGTGATCGAGGGCGTATCCGGCAACGACGCGGCATTGATCCGCAAGAACCCGGACTTCACCTACCAGCACGCGCTGAACACCGGCACGCCGTACTCGCTGTTCCTGAACGTCGGCTACGGCCCCACGCAGGACGTGAAGGTGCGCCGCGCGCTGCTCGAAGGGCTCGACACGACCGGCATCGTGCAGTCGATCTATCGCGGCGAGCGGACGCGCGCATGGGGCATCACGTCGCCGATCGACCCGCTCTACGACGCACGCATCGAGAAGACCTACGGCAACAATCCGAAGCTTGCCAACCAGTTGCTCGACGAGGCCGGCTGGAGCGCACGCGACAGCGGCGGCTACCGCACGAAGAACGGCGAACGGCTGACGATCGCGGTGATCCAGGCGCAGGCGACCGTGCGCGACCAGCGCGACGTGCTGCTGCAGGCGCTGCAGGCGCAGGCGCGGCAGCGGCTCGGCGTCGACCTGAAGATCCAGTACGTCGACGACGGCACGTACGTCGAGGCGCGCAAGACCGGCAAGTTCGGCTCGATCGCGAACTCGAACACGCCGCCGGACGGCATCGACATCGAAGGCCATTACCTGCCCGTCGATCGCGGCGGCGCGCTGAACTACAGCCGCGCGGCGGCGCCGGAACTGACGCGCTGGCTGCAGGCGGCCGCGCGCACGCAGAACGTCGCGGAGCGCAAGACGCTGTACGGCGAGCTGCAGCGCTTCGCGATCAACGAGCAGGCGTACGCGGTGCCGCTGTACGAACCGGAGGACCAGATCGCCGCCGCGAAGGCCGTCCAGGGCCTGCGCTTCCGCCCGTTCGCGCAGATGCCCGAGAACCCGTACGACGTGTGGGTGAAAAAGTAAGCGAGCAAGCTACACCGGTCCGTCGCACGCGGCACCGGCAGGAGAAGCCGAGCATGAACCATCCGAGCGCCGTACCTGTTTCCGCTCATGACGCCGCGGCGCCCACGCCCGCCGCGCCGCCCGCATCGCCACCGGCCGCGTGGCGCCGCGTGCTGCGCTCGCCGGTGGCGACGCGGCTCGCCACCGGCGTACTGGTGCTGTGGGCCGCGATCACGCTGTCGTTCGCGGCCGTGCACGTCGCGCCCGGCGACATCGTCAGCATCCTGATCGGCGAGCAGCTGAGCACACCGCAGATCGAAGCCGCGATCCGCCGGGAATGGGGGCTCGACGAGCCGCTGCCGCTGCAATACCTGCACTACCTGTGGCGGGTGCTGCACGGCGACTTCGGCCGCTCCTACATCCTGAACACCGACGTCGCGCCGCTCGTGATCGGCCAGCTGTGGCCGACGCTGAAACTCACGGGCGCGGCGCTCGTCGTGACGCTCGTGTTCGCGGTCGGCCTCGCGGTGCTGACGGCCGGCCGCCGCTGGGCCGGGCGGGCGGCGTCCGGCGTCGAGCTGCTGCTCGCGTCGACGCCGTCGTTCTGGCTCGGGATCATGCTGCTGTTCGTGTTCAGCTTCACGCTGAAGCTGTTCCCGGTCGCCGGCGATCGGGGCTTCGCGTCGCTCGTGCTGCCGGCGCTGTCGCTCGGGCTCGCGCAGGGCGCGGTGATCGGCCGCGTGCTGCGCCAGGGCATCGAGCGCGCGCTCGACGAGCCGTATGCGCTGACCGTGCGCTCGTGGGGCATCGGCGAGCTCGCGCTGCGCGTGCGGCATGCGCTGCGCCACGCGGCGCTGCCGGCCGTCACGCTCGCCGGCTGGCTCGTCGGCGGGCTGCTGAGCGGCGCGGTGATCACCGAGCAGGTGTTCGGCCGGCCCGGCCTCGGCAAGATCACCGTCGACGCGGTGCTGTCGAAGGACATGCCGGTGATCCTCGCGATCGCGATCCTGTCGGCGGCG
It includes:
- a CDS encoding NAD-dependent succinate-semialdehyde dehydrogenase, coding for MHSRTNQAIDPSALRAQLRDGSLLETRAWLASGWEEGADGRSFPVTNPATGDILARVASLGAADVEQAIASSALAQQGWQKRTSHERAKLLRAWYDLIVANTDDLALIMTSEQGKPLAEARGEIMYAASFVEWFAEEAKRVYGDVIPHPQGDKRILVIRQPIGVCAAITPWNFPAAMITRKVAPALAAGCSIIVRPADLTPLTALALAVLAERAGIPAGVLQVVCGPSREIGAVLTASPVVRKLSFTGSTEVGRVLMSQSSGTIKRLSLELGGNAPFIVFDDADLDAAIEGAMASKYRNSGQTCVCANRFLVQAGIHDRFVDTLARRVQALKVGNGIEAGVQQGPLIQKSACDHLNQLIDDAVSKGARIVTGGKGHPLGGTFFEPTVIADATPAMRLAREELFGPVGPVFRFEDEAEAIAMANDTEYGLAAYLYTRDHGRIWRVGEALEYGMVGLNTGVISNEVAPFGGVKQSGLGREGSRYGIEEYLEIKYMCSQV
- a CDS encoding GNAT family N-acetyltransferase; translated protein: MTDTIRIAGADDVPALYALLQDAYAPLVPQGVLFNIVRSPIEHVAQTVARETTFVLERAGADGRRAPAATLTVRFPWVSGERHRTPYPFLHWFAVAPAFKRQGLGLALLDHVEAQFLTEQVKAPATYLATATNHPWLQPYYERQGYVAFDHSTNTLGTPLVWLRKILIPDLYREPPAADAAQGAGRVRASA
- a CDS encoding ABC transporter substrate-binding protein; protein product: MTFAFPDFTLRASRRTASAALLFALALPPAAFAQGTPVTGGTLTWGVESEPRTLNPQLNGQDKVELLLRNVYESLLARKPDGSFVPWLATGYKVSPDGKTYTFTLRDGVKFSDGAPLDAQAVARNFLNARNPAYSGGSQLAAQILHVADVKTPDARTVVITLDAPYAPFLTFAGRFALLSPNAFDRPSVKAGGTDVAGTGPFILRRYVKGQEIEFAKNPDYRWAPPTAGHQGPAYLDRIVYRFLPESSVRTGALLSGQVDVIEGVSGNDAALIRKNPDFTYQHALNTGTPYSLFLNVGYGPTQDVKVRRALLEGLDTTGIVQSIYRGERTRAWGITSPIDPLYDARIEKTYGNNPKLANQLLDEAGWSARDSGGYRTKNGERLTIAVIQAQATVRDQRDVLLQALQAQARQRLGVDLKIQYVDDGTYVEARKTGKFGSIANSNTPPDGIDIEGHYLPVDRGGALNYSRAAAPELTRWLQAAARTQNVAERKTLYGELQRFAINEQAYAVPLYEPEDQIAAAKAVQGLRFRPFAQMPENPYDVWVKK
- a CDS encoding ABC transporter permease, producing the protein MNHPSAVPVSAHDAAAPTPAAPPASPPAAWRRVLRSPVATRLATGVLVLWAAITLSFAAVHVAPGDIVSILIGEQLSTPQIEAAIRREWGLDEPLPLQYLHYLWRVLHGDFGRSYILNTDVAPLVIGQLWPTLKLTGAALVVTLVFAVGLAVLTAGRRWAGRAASGVELLLASTPSFWLGIMLLFVFSFTLKLFPVAGDRGFASLVLPALSLGLAQGAVIGRVLRQGIERALDEPYALTVRSWGIGELALRVRHALRHAALPAVTLAGWLVGGLLSGAVITEQVFGRPGLGKITVDAVLSKDMPVILAIAILSAAIYVALSTAVDLLYLLIDPRLRDRRARH
- a CDS encoding pyridoxamine 5'-phosphate oxidase family protein — protein: MTHEITTVAQLEAIYGTPHERALWKEIDHLNDDYQAFVRASPFVALSSVGPHGTDVSPRGDVAGFVSIVDPKTLALPDRPGNNRIDTLRNIVADPRVSLLFLIPGVGETLRVNGRATISAEPGLLARFAVDGKAPRTVVLIHIDAAYFHCSKAIVRSRLWDSDTQIERDQLPSAGAMHRRLSGGTFDGESYDRDLPARTVAGLY
- a CDS encoding MsnO8 family LLM class oxidoreductase, translated to MTSDAPHSAAALPALPFRLSVLDKSPVAPGETAVEALARSVSLARFADDAGYHRYWLAEHHNTAALACPSPEILIAHVLAHTRRIRVGSGGVMLQHYSPYKIAENFNLLASLAPDRVDLGIGKAPGGLPLSTRALQAGYDPAQRASFAELAAELKRHLDGSGTPPDDAGHTDATLHATPFPPVAAQPFLLGASAESAALAAQLGWAFVYASHLNASTADLERSFDAYRHASGGRTPLLAVSVIVAATREAAARLASGHQGFRVQVGDTPAVNVGSLEQAHAYIRQAGDGPHRIDARETRIVHGTRDDVLRELDTLHRRHGIAEFVVDTPLADAAPRIASLRLLAGASADSGDPAASRRATEETPRTPHTAAVTRQPDLEGAAR
- a CDS encoding NtaA/DmoA family FMN-dependent monooxygenase (This protein belongs to a clade of FMN-dependent monooxygenases, within a broader family of flavin-dependent oxidoreductases, the luciferase-like monooxygenase (LMM) family, some of whose members use coenzyme F420 rather than FMN.), which codes for MSDTRRRLKTLVGAASVLAAPGDADPAQGMRRAAALARKAEAEKITGLFTADLLQADPAGLAGSTGSQEPIVALAALSQATSAIGLVATVSTTYHHPYNLARLIGTLDHVSGGRAAWNAVTSSVGEENFGDAALPDPEQRYARAAEFVEVVNALFDANDPDAVRRTPSGGVSVDPLKLGPIDYRGAHFQVQGPLNVPPSPQRRPVLFQAGQSASGVTLGARFAEVVYTSQPTLEDARTFVGELHRQAAAFGRAGRLPLVMNSFHSVIGESDADVARRLRDKHERIDYEQGRLKLADMLGGGVDLRDLPLDQPLPGSLLPAIDSVHRRRGRVAIFVGYARQRLTLRELIIRAQETGHWFVAGTPEQLADAIETRYRAGLVDVLSLHGLGQPDQEDLLLNGLLPELRRRDLLDTDYRGDDFRTNLALPALQRETATA